The genomic interval GTGAAACGCGCCTTGGCGCTGCTCGGCGCCGTGCTGTGGGTGGCGTGCAGCTCGAGCGACGCGGGCAAGCCGACGGCCCCGGCGCTCGCGGACCTGTCCATCACGCAGATCGCCCCCACCACCTTGGTGGCCGGCACCACGCTGGTGGTGACCGGAAGCTTCGGTGACGTAACGCTCCCAATCCTGGAGCTGACGGGCGTGTACCAGGGCGAAGAGGTGACGCTGAAGCTGCCGGGAGATCTGGTGGCAGCGGACCGCATCGAGGTGCCCTGGAGCGGCGGCTTGGCGCAGGGGCTGTCGTCGGACGACGGGCAGTTCACCGGACGGGCACGCATGGTGGCCACGGGTCCCGTGGACGGACGCCAACACGTCTCTCCCAAGGTGGATGCCGCGCTGGACATGGTGTCGAAGCTCGACCCCAAGTTCTTCCTGGTCTTCGAAGGCACCATCTTCGTGAACGACGAGATCGCCGTGGAGGGCGACAACTTCCTCTTGGGCGGCGCCGAGGGCCAGACCGTGGCCATCGTCGAAGGCTGCTTCACCAAGCAGGGCGACAGCACCTGCACGCCCATCAGCGACGTCGAGATCCCCATGCGGCCGGATCCGCCGGTGCAGCGCAAGAAGGCGACGTTTCCCTTCGCGCCGAAGATCGCCGGCATCGAGCCGGGGGCGTTCCACGGCACCGTGCGGCTGAAGAACGTGCAGCCCGGCGTGACGAATCCGATCGAGACGAAGCAGATCCCCGTGGACTGCTCCTTGATCCCGCCCACCATCTTTTCGTTCTCACCGGCCAGCGCCAGCCTCGGACAGTACGTGGACATTTCCGGCGGCGGGTTCCTCGGAAACTACCCGGGCGTGGAAGACTCCACGCCGGCCGTGACCACCATCGCGCTCTCCGGCACCTTCACCCCCACGGGCGCTCCGAGCGGCAACCCCGTGAACGTCACGCTGGTGCCGGAGTTCGAGGAGGGACGCCTGGTGCGTTACGTGCTGAACGAAGAGGACGCCCTCGGCACGCTCGCGGATCTGCGAACCGTCACCGGCGTGTTCCAGGGCAGCGCCACGCCCACCACCAAGTACGGCAGCACGAGCGTCAGCGGTAACCCCGCCAACGTGACCCTCGGCATCGGTGCGGTGAAGCAGGTCGTCTACGTTCGCTTCTTGCCGTCCTACGTGGAGAGCCTGCGCCACTTCGGCCTGCGTTCCGTGGAGCAACGCATCCGCAGCCGCGTGATCGAGGTGATGACCCGCGACTACGGCGGAGTGAACGCGGAGTTTCGCATCGAAGAGCCGAAGGACTTCGCGCTCTACGCCCAGGTGGACATCGGCGGTCCCGACCCCAACGGCCTCGGTTTGATCGGGTACGACAACTCCCCCGGCAAGGACAAAGGCAACAAGCGCCTTTACGACAAGATCGGCGGCGTCAACGCCGTCACGCAAGAAGACGGCTACCCCGGCTTCGGCGGCGTGTTCGTGGAGTCCCTGTTCGGCTTCTCCAAGCACCCCGGCAAGTTCGCCGAGTCCTTGGAGGTCGCGGACCCGTTGTTCGACCAGCTGTTCGATCCCTTCCGCCCGGACCGCCACGGCACGCCGGTGTTGGCCGAGGATCTGGCGAACCTCGACATCCCGGTGCTGAGCGACGGCTTCGCGTGTCCGGCGCCCTCGGCACCTCGGGCCCAGCAGATCGCCTGCGCGGTGTGGGCGTTGGGATCCATGATCGGCACCACCACCGGGCACGAGGTGGCGCACTCCCTCGGTCTCGCCGATCCCTCCGGCTCGGAGTTCCACAATTTTGGAGACGAGCCCAATCGCTTGATGGACGGCGGGGCAGCGCGCACGTTCACCGAGCGCGCCGAGCTCCAGGGCGACGGTCCTGGGGTGTTTTGCGACGAGGACTACGCTTACCTGCGGTCGATCTTGCCCACCAGTCAGCCGGATCCCTTGAGCTTTCGGCCGATTTGCGATTGATGCCGTCCTGACAGGGACTATTCTGCCCGTTCCTCTGCGCTGCCCGGAGTGGGCGCACGCCTCGGAAAATTGCGAACGTCGCGCATTTTGGATCGGGCGGCGATTGCCATCGCCGCTGCTGCAATCGGTAGCTTCGGCTTCCTGATCGCGGACGTGGTGCGTCGCGCGTCTGGCCGCGAGTATCCGGTCATCGAGCACCTCGCCGGCTCCGTGGGGCTGTACCTCTTGGTCGCGCCGGTGGTGGGCGCCGTGGTGGCCCTCTCCACCACCGGCATCGGCGCCGCGGTGCGGCGCATGCTCTCCCGGCGGAAGAAGCTCGCTGCGTGGGTCGAAGCCACGGTGTACGCCGGAGCCGCCGCCGCCTTTGCGGCGCCCACGGTGCTGTGGACCTTCACGGGGCAGCGCGCGCAGAAGCTCCCCAAGTGGGTTCCGGCGGCGGGCATCGGCGGCGTCTTCGTCGCCGTGCTCGTGGCGGCGCTGATCTACTCCTGGGCGTGGCGCCGGGCGGGCAGGGGACGCGGCGCGTGGCCCGTGGTCTTGTCGCTCGTCGGCGTGGCGCTGGGCGCCGGTCTCGCCACGGTGGACCTGACGGTGTTCGTCGCGCTCTATGCGCGGCTGCACGCGCTGCTCGAGGCCGTGGTCGCCGTGCTCTGGCTCGCGGCGGTGGCGTTGGTGCTGAACGTGTGGGTGGCCGCTCGCCCGCGTGGGCGCCGCGTCCTGCGGGTATTCTCCGCGCTGGCCACGCTGTGGCTCATCGTGTTCGCTGCGTTGCCGCCGCTCAGGGCAACGGTGGATCACTCCCTGCACCACGTGTGGCTCGAGCCAGCCTACGTGGGGCGCACCTTTGCTCGGGTGCAGACGGCTCGCGCCTTCGCCTCGGATCCACTGCACTGGCAGGGCGCGGCGATGTCCCGAATGGACCAGCTCAAGGACCGCTACGATCTGGCCAACACCTCGCAGAGCCCGGAGTGGGACAAGCCCCTCGCGGAGCCGCCGGCCTTCGCCAGCAAGATCGCCGAGATCCGCGGGGACCGGCGCGACATGAACATCGTCGTGTTCTACGTGGACACGCTGCGCTTCGACGCCGCCAGCGACCCGGCCATCATGCCCAACGCCGTCGATTTCGGCACCCACAGCCTGCACTTCACCAGTGCCTACGCCAGCGGCTCGGACACCATGCGCTCGCTGCCCGGGCTCACCAGCGGCAGCTACGAAATCGAGGCCGAGCACCCGAACGATCTGCTGCTCGTGGCCCGGCGCGCCAAGATGAAGCGCGCCATCACGCTGGCGCAGTCCGCTCACGAGTTCTTGGCCAAGCTCCGGCCGTCCTTCAAGTTCGACGACACTCTCACGGTGCCCGACTACGCCGCCGGTCGTACCGACGTTTGGGGTTACGGCGCGGATCAGCCCACCGCCGAGCCCATGGTCGACAAGGCCCTGGACTGGATGAAGAGCCACAAGGACGAGCGCTTCTTGATGTGGCTGTTCAACTTCGATCAGCACAACTGGCGCGAGCTCAACGCGGAGTTCGTCAATGCCGCCGCCAAGAAGTACGGCGTGCCCGACGAAGCGCCGCTCAACTGGCGCTATCGGGTGGTGGCTCGCTCCGTGGACGCCCAGTTCGGACGCATGCTGCGTGGCCTGCGTGATCTCGGCCTGGCGGACGACACCATCGTGGTGTTCGTGTCGGATCACGGCGAAGCCCTGGGTCGCGACGGCTTCTGGGTGCACTCCATCTTCCTGTGGGAATGCCTCGAGCGTGTGCCGCTCATGATCCGCATTCCGGGGGTGGAGCCGAAGGTCGTCTACGATCACGTGAGCCTGGTGGATCTGGCACCCACCCTCGCGCGTTACATGGAAGACAAGCCGAGCATGGCCGGCTACCACGGCGAAGATCTCCTCGGCTACCTGGTGCCGAACCGTCCGCCCCGCCGCTTGCCGCTGCTGATGGCGGGCGCGTCCCACGACACCCTCTTGCGCATCGGTCTGATGACGCCGAAGTCGCCGTACAAGCTCGTGCTGCCGCTGGAGACGGCGGTTCCGGAGCTGTACGACACGACGGAGAAGGATCCCGACTGGATCAGCGTCGCGGATCGTGAGCCCGGCGTGACGCTGGACATGTTGAGCCAGCTCGTGCGCTCACCGCTGTTTCCGCGCAAGCAGCACGATCTGACGCCAGCGGACGACGGCCAGAGCCGTGCCCAGGCCCCCTGAGGTTCCGCGGCGGACCAACATCATCCTGCAGATGTTGTCGCTGCGCCGCGGAAACGCCGCGATCGCCGTCAGAGGCTCTGGATCCACTGCGTGACGGCCGCGAGCCCCGTCGCGTCCACGTCCTCGGTCCCGAGCGGGGGCATCTGCGTCAGGGTGCCGCGCTCACTCATGCGCAAGTGAACGTCGCTGGCGGCGGGGTCCCCCGGCACGATGCGATAGGTGGACGTCGTGGGGTTCGACGCGCTCAGCGTCTGGTTCACGGTCGTCTTGTAAGTGTAGGTGTCCGTCACGGAGCCGAGGGCGCTGGTGGAAAGCCACAGGCGCATGCTGATCAGCGAGTACACGAAGGACTTGTTGTTGTGGCACAGGCCGCAGTTGGCGTGCATGTAGCCGAGGGCGGCTTGATCCGTGGCGTTGCCGGGAAGGGAGAAATCTCCGCTCGGCGGGTTCGTCAAGCGGCTGTCGGCGATCAGCTTGGAGAGGTTCAGGCCCGACTCTTGATGGGACAGCTGAATGGCAGTGGGCCCCAGCAAGCGATCCGCCATCTGGCCATGGCACTTGTCGCAATCGGC from Polyangiaceae bacterium carries:
- a CDS encoding sulfatase-like hydrolase/transferase, whose protein sequence is MRTSRILDRAAIAIAAAAIGSFGFLIADVVRRASGREYPVIEHLAGSVGLYLLVAPVVGAVVALSTTGIGAAVRRMLSRRKKLAAWVEATVYAGAAAAFAAPTVLWTFTGQRAQKLPKWVPAAGIGGVFVAVLVAALIYSWAWRRAGRGRGAWPVVLSLVGVALGAGLATVDLTVFVALYARLHALLEAVVAVLWLAAVALVLNVWVAARPRGRRVLRVFSALATLWLIVFAALPPLRATVDHSLHHVWLEPAYVGRTFARVQTARAFASDPLHWQGAAMSRMDQLKDRYDLANTSQSPEWDKPLAEPPAFASKIAEIRGDRRDMNIVVFYVDTLRFDAASDPAIMPNAVDFGTHSLHFTSAYASGSDTMRSLPGLTSGSYEIEAEHPNDLLLVARRAKMKRAITLAQSAHEFLAKLRPSFKFDDTLTVPDYAAGRTDVWGYGADQPTAEPMVDKALDWMKSHKDERFLMWLFNFDQHNWRELNAEFVNAAAKKYGVPDEAPLNWRYRVVARSVDAQFGRMLRGLRDLGLADDTIVVFVSDHGEALGRDGFWVHSIFLWECLERVPLMIRIPGVEPKVVYDHVSLVDLAPTLARYMEDKPSMAGYHGEDLLGYLVPNRPPRRLPLLMAGASHDTLLRIGLMTPKSPYKLVLPLETAVPELYDTTEKDPDWISVADREPGVTLDMLSQLVRSPLFPRKQHDLTPADDGQSRAQAP